A genome region from Bombus pyrosoma isolate SC7728 linkage group LG14, ASM1482585v1, whole genome shotgun sequence includes the following:
- the LOC122575167 gene encoding RNA-binding protein lark isoform X1: MPGFSSVGTFKIFIGNLADKTSNADIKPLFEKYGKVVECDVVKNYGFVHMENEEAGRNAIQNLNGHIVHGQPIKCEAAKSRKGPNTPTTKIFVGNLTDNTKAPQVRELFAKYGTVVECDIVRNYGFVHLEATGDVNDAIKELNGQMVDGQPMKVQISTSRVRQRPGMGDPEQCYRCGRGGHWSKECPKGGMGGGPDRNGYRDRMFGRDPYPPPPPPPFLRDRLMGGGRFGDYESYYDRRGFEDTRDLYERRFTGMTGPCDMGSSMCGLDFPPMTMPPLPPRRDPMPPMPPLGMGSMRDTGFSRGNEYGMFSRRSPPPSGNNGRFSRGMYEDFSRDSFEERRPGLRGPSPSRRFAPY; encoded by the exons ATGCCGGGTTTTAGTAGCGTTGgcacatttaaaatttttatcggtAATTTAGCCGACAAAACATCAAATGCCGATATTAAAccattatttgaaaaatatggaaaggTTGTAGAATGTGATGTGGTCAAAAATTACGGATTTGTG caTATGGAGAATGAAGAAGCAGGGAGAAATGcgatacaaaatttgaatGGACATATAGTTCATGGACAGCCGATCAAATGTGAGGCTGCAAAGAGTCGTAAGGGACCTAATACTCCTACAACCAAAATATTTGTTGGCAATCTCACAGATAATACGAAAGCGCCTCAAGTGCGCGAGTTGTTTGCCAAGTATGGTACCGTTGTAGAATGCGATATCGTGAGAAATTACGGATTCGTCCATCTAGAAGCAACAGGTGATGTCAACGATGCCATCAAGGAACTCAATGGACAAATGGTGGATGGTCAACCGATGAAGGTTCAAATTTCTACAAGCAGAGTACGACAAAGGCCAGGAATGGGGGATCCTGAACAGTGCTATCGATGCGGTCGCGGCGGCCATTGGTCCAAGGAATGTCCAAAAGGAGGAATGGGAGGAGGACCGGATAGAAACGGATACAGAGACCGAATGTTTGGACGCGACCCGTATCCTCCACCGCCGCCACCACCGTTCCTTCGGGATCGGTTAATGGGTGGTGGCCGCTTTGGA GATTACGAAAGCTACTATGACAGGAGAGGCTTCGAGGACACCAGGGATCTCTACGAGAGGCGGTTTACGGGTATGACAGGGCCCTGTGACATGGGAAGTTCCATGTGCGGGCTTGACTTTCCACCAATGACAATGCCACCTCTACCCCCAAGACGAGACCCAATGCCTCCTATGCCTCCTCTAGGTATGGGATCCATGCGCGACACTGGCTTCTCCCGTGGTAACGAGTATGGCATGTTCAGCCGCCGATCACCCCCTCCAAGTGGCAACAATGGCCGGTTCAG TAGAGGCATGTACGAGGACTTCAGCCGAGATTCATTTGAAGAGCGTAG ACCGGGATTACGAGGGCCATCGCCGTCGCGCCGGTTCGCACCATACTAA
- the LOC122575167 gene encoding RNA-binding protein lark isoform X4 has protein sequence MPGFSSVGTFKIFIGNLADKTSNADIKPLFEKYGKVVECDVVKNYGFVHMENEEAGRNAIQNLNGHIVHGQPIKCEAAKSRKGPNTPTTKIFVGNLTDNTKAPQVRELFAKYGTVVECDIVRNYGFVHLEATGDVNDAIKELNGQMVDGQPMKVQISTSRVRQRPGMGDPEQCYRCGRGGHWSKECPKGGMGGGPDRNGYRDRMFGRDPYPPPPPPPFLRDRLMGGGRFGDYESYYDRRGFEDTRDLYERRFTGMGSMRDTGFSRGNEYGMFSRRSPPPSGNNGRFRGMYEDFSRDSFEERRPGLRGPSPSRRFAPY, from the exons ATGCCGGGTTTTAGTAGCGTTGgcacatttaaaatttttatcggtAATTTAGCCGACAAAACATCAAATGCCGATATTAAAccattatttgaaaaatatggaaaggTTGTAGAATGTGATGTGGTCAAAAATTACGGATTTGTG caTATGGAGAATGAAGAAGCAGGGAGAAATGcgatacaaaatttgaatGGACATATAGTTCATGGACAGCCGATCAAATGTGAGGCTGCAAAGAGTCGTAAGGGACCTAATACTCCTACAACCAAAATATTTGTTGGCAATCTCACAGATAATACGAAAGCGCCTCAAGTGCGCGAGTTGTTTGCCAAGTATGGTACCGTTGTAGAATGCGATATCGTGAGAAATTACGGATTCGTCCATCTAGAAGCAACAGGTGATGTCAACGATGCCATCAAGGAACTCAATGGACAAATGGTGGATGGTCAACCGATGAAGGTTCAAATTTCTACAAGCAGAGTACGACAAAGGCCAGGAATGGGGGATCCTGAACAGTGCTATCGATGCGGTCGCGGCGGCCATTGGTCCAAGGAATGTCCAAAAGGAGGAATGGGAGGAGGACCGGATAGAAACGGATACAGAGACCGAATGTTTGGACGCGACCCGTATCCTCCACCGCCGCCACCACCGTTCCTTCGGGATCGGTTAATGGGTGGTGGCCGCTTTGGA GATTACGAAAGCTACTATGACAGGAGAGGCTTCGAGGACACCAGGGATCTCTACGAGAGGCGGTTTACGG GTATGGGATCCATGCGCGACACTGGCTTCTCCCGTGGTAACGAGTATGGCATGTTCAGCCGCCGATCACCCCCTCCAAGTGGCAACAATGGCCGGTTCAG AGGCATGTACGAGGACTTCAGCCGAGATTCATTTGAAGAGCGTAG ACCGGGATTACGAGGGCCATCGCCGTCGCGCCGGTTCGCACCATACTAA
- the LOC122575167 gene encoding RNA-binding protein lark isoform X3 — protein sequence MPGFSSVGTFKIFIGNLADKTSNADIKPLFEKYGKVVECDVVKNYGFVHMENEEAGRNAIQNLNGHIVHGQPIKCEAAKSRKGPNTPTTKIFVGNLTDNTKAPQVRELFAKYGTVVECDIVRNYGFVHLEATGDVNDAIKELNGQMVDGQPMKVQISTSRVRQRPGMGDPEQCYRCGRGGHWSKECPKGGMGGGPDRNGYRDRMFGRDPYPPPPPPPFLRDRLMGGGRFGDYESYYDRRGFEDTRDLYERRFTGMGSMRDTGFSRGNEYGMFSRRSPPPSGNNGRFSRGMYEDFSRDSFEERRPGLRGPSPSRRFAPY from the exons ATGCCGGGTTTTAGTAGCGTTGgcacatttaaaatttttatcggtAATTTAGCCGACAAAACATCAAATGCCGATATTAAAccattatttgaaaaatatggaaaggTTGTAGAATGTGATGTGGTCAAAAATTACGGATTTGTG caTATGGAGAATGAAGAAGCAGGGAGAAATGcgatacaaaatttgaatGGACATATAGTTCATGGACAGCCGATCAAATGTGAGGCTGCAAAGAGTCGTAAGGGACCTAATACTCCTACAACCAAAATATTTGTTGGCAATCTCACAGATAATACGAAAGCGCCTCAAGTGCGCGAGTTGTTTGCCAAGTATGGTACCGTTGTAGAATGCGATATCGTGAGAAATTACGGATTCGTCCATCTAGAAGCAACAGGTGATGTCAACGATGCCATCAAGGAACTCAATGGACAAATGGTGGATGGTCAACCGATGAAGGTTCAAATTTCTACAAGCAGAGTACGACAAAGGCCAGGAATGGGGGATCCTGAACAGTGCTATCGATGCGGTCGCGGCGGCCATTGGTCCAAGGAATGTCCAAAAGGAGGAATGGGAGGAGGACCGGATAGAAACGGATACAGAGACCGAATGTTTGGACGCGACCCGTATCCTCCACCGCCGCCACCACCGTTCCTTCGGGATCGGTTAATGGGTGGTGGCCGCTTTGGA GATTACGAAAGCTACTATGACAGGAGAGGCTTCGAGGACACCAGGGATCTCTACGAGAGGCGGTTTACGG GTATGGGATCCATGCGCGACACTGGCTTCTCCCGTGGTAACGAGTATGGCATGTTCAGCCGCCGATCACCCCCTCCAAGTGGCAACAATGGCCGGTTCAG TAGAGGCATGTACGAGGACTTCAGCCGAGATTCATTTGAAGAGCGTAG ACCGGGATTACGAGGGCCATCGCCGTCGCGCCGGTTCGCACCATACTAA
- the LOC122575167 gene encoding RNA-binding protein lark isoform X7, translated as MPGFSSVGTFKIFIGNLADKTSNADIKPLFEKYGKVVECDVVKNYGFVHMENEEAGRNAIQNLNGHIVHGQPIKCEAAKSRKGPNTPTTKIFVGNLTDNTKAPQVRELFAKYGTVVECDIVRNYGFVHLEATGDVNDAIKELNGQMVDGQPMKVQISTSRVRQRPGMGDPEQCYRCGRGGHWSKECPKGGMGGGPDRNGYRDRMFGRDPYPPPPPPPFLRDRLMGGGRFGDYESYYDRRGFEDTRDLYERRFTGMGSMRDTGFSRGNEYGMFSRRSPPPSGNNGRFRPGLRGPSPSRRFAPY; from the exons ATGCCGGGTTTTAGTAGCGTTGgcacatttaaaatttttatcggtAATTTAGCCGACAAAACATCAAATGCCGATATTAAAccattatttgaaaaatatggaaaggTTGTAGAATGTGATGTGGTCAAAAATTACGGATTTGTG caTATGGAGAATGAAGAAGCAGGGAGAAATGcgatacaaaatttgaatGGACATATAGTTCATGGACAGCCGATCAAATGTGAGGCTGCAAAGAGTCGTAAGGGACCTAATACTCCTACAACCAAAATATTTGTTGGCAATCTCACAGATAATACGAAAGCGCCTCAAGTGCGCGAGTTGTTTGCCAAGTATGGTACCGTTGTAGAATGCGATATCGTGAGAAATTACGGATTCGTCCATCTAGAAGCAACAGGTGATGTCAACGATGCCATCAAGGAACTCAATGGACAAATGGTGGATGGTCAACCGATGAAGGTTCAAATTTCTACAAGCAGAGTACGACAAAGGCCAGGAATGGGGGATCCTGAACAGTGCTATCGATGCGGTCGCGGCGGCCATTGGTCCAAGGAATGTCCAAAAGGAGGAATGGGAGGAGGACCGGATAGAAACGGATACAGAGACCGAATGTTTGGACGCGACCCGTATCCTCCACCGCCGCCACCACCGTTCCTTCGGGATCGGTTAATGGGTGGTGGCCGCTTTGGA GATTACGAAAGCTACTATGACAGGAGAGGCTTCGAGGACACCAGGGATCTCTACGAGAGGCGGTTTACGG GTATGGGATCCATGCGCGACACTGGCTTCTCCCGTGGTAACGAGTATGGCATGTTCAGCCGCCGATCACCCCCTCCAAGTGGCAACAATGGCCGGTTCAG ACCGGGATTACGAGGGCCATCGCCGTCGCGCCGGTTCGCACCATACTAA
- the LOC122575167 gene encoding RNA-binding protein lark isoform X2: MPGFSSVGTFKIFIGNLADKTSNADIKPLFEKYGKVVECDVVKNYGFVHMENEEAGRNAIQNLNGHIVHGQPIKCEAAKSRKGPNTPTTKIFVGNLTDNTKAPQVRELFAKYGTVVECDIVRNYGFVHLEATGDVNDAIKELNGQMVDGQPMKVQISTSRVRQRPGMGDPEQCYRCGRGGHWSKECPKGGMGGGPDRNGYRDRMFGRDPYPPPPPPPFLRDRLMGGGRFGDYESYYDRRGFEDTRDLYERRFTGMTGPCDMGSSMCGLDFPPMTMPPLPPRRDPMPPMPPLGMGSMRDTGFSRGNEYGMFSRRSPPPSGNNGRFSRGMYEDFSRDSFEERRTR, encoded by the exons ATGCCGGGTTTTAGTAGCGTTGgcacatttaaaatttttatcggtAATTTAGCCGACAAAACATCAAATGCCGATATTAAAccattatttgaaaaatatggaaaggTTGTAGAATGTGATGTGGTCAAAAATTACGGATTTGTG caTATGGAGAATGAAGAAGCAGGGAGAAATGcgatacaaaatttgaatGGACATATAGTTCATGGACAGCCGATCAAATGTGAGGCTGCAAAGAGTCGTAAGGGACCTAATACTCCTACAACCAAAATATTTGTTGGCAATCTCACAGATAATACGAAAGCGCCTCAAGTGCGCGAGTTGTTTGCCAAGTATGGTACCGTTGTAGAATGCGATATCGTGAGAAATTACGGATTCGTCCATCTAGAAGCAACAGGTGATGTCAACGATGCCATCAAGGAACTCAATGGACAAATGGTGGATGGTCAACCGATGAAGGTTCAAATTTCTACAAGCAGAGTACGACAAAGGCCAGGAATGGGGGATCCTGAACAGTGCTATCGATGCGGTCGCGGCGGCCATTGGTCCAAGGAATGTCCAAAAGGAGGAATGGGAGGAGGACCGGATAGAAACGGATACAGAGACCGAATGTTTGGACGCGACCCGTATCCTCCACCGCCGCCACCACCGTTCCTTCGGGATCGGTTAATGGGTGGTGGCCGCTTTGGA GATTACGAAAGCTACTATGACAGGAGAGGCTTCGAGGACACCAGGGATCTCTACGAGAGGCGGTTTACGGGTATGACAGGGCCCTGTGACATGGGAAGTTCCATGTGCGGGCTTGACTTTCCACCAATGACAATGCCACCTCTACCCCCAAGACGAGACCCAATGCCTCCTATGCCTCCTCTAGGTATGGGATCCATGCGCGACACTGGCTTCTCCCGTGGTAACGAGTATGGCATGTTCAGCCGCCGATCACCCCCTCCAAGTGGCAACAATGGCCGGTTCAG TAGAGGCATGTACGAGGACTTCAGCCGAGATTCATTTGAAGAGCGTAG
- the LOC122575167 gene encoding RNA-binding protein lark isoform X6, whose protein sequence is MPGFSSVGTFKIFIGNLADKTSNADIKPLFEKYGKVVECDVVKNYGFVHMENEEAGRNAIQNLNGHIVHGQPIKCEAAKSRKGPNTPTTKIFVGNLTDNTKAPQVRELFAKYGTVVECDIVRNYGFVHLEATGDVNDAIKELNGQMVDGQPMKVQISTSRVRQRPGMGDPEQCYRCGRGGHWSKECPKGGMGGGPDRNGYRDRMFGRDPYPPPPPPPFLRDRLMGGGRFGDYESYYDRRGFEDTRDLYERRFTGMGSMRDTGFSRGNEYGMFSRRSPPPSGNNGRFRGMYEDFSRDSFEERRTR, encoded by the exons ATGCCGGGTTTTAGTAGCGTTGgcacatttaaaatttttatcggtAATTTAGCCGACAAAACATCAAATGCCGATATTAAAccattatttgaaaaatatggaaaggTTGTAGAATGTGATGTGGTCAAAAATTACGGATTTGTG caTATGGAGAATGAAGAAGCAGGGAGAAATGcgatacaaaatttgaatGGACATATAGTTCATGGACAGCCGATCAAATGTGAGGCTGCAAAGAGTCGTAAGGGACCTAATACTCCTACAACCAAAATATTTGTTGGCAATCTCACAGATAATACGAAAGCGCCTCAAGTGCGCGAGTTGTTTGCCAAGTATGGTACCGTTGTAGAATGCGATATCGTGAGAAATTACGGATTCGTCCATCTAGAAGCAACAGGTGATGTCAACGATGCCATCAAGGAACTCAATGGACAAATGGTGGATGGTCAACCGATGAAGGTTCAAATTTCTACAAGCAGAGTACGACAAAGGCCAGGAATGGGGGATCCTGAACAGTGCTATCGATGCGGTCGCGGCGGCCATTGGTCCAAGGAATGTCCAAAAGGAGGAATGGGAGGAGGACCGGATAGAAACGGATACAGAGACCGAATGTTTGGACGCGACCCGTATCCTCCACCGCCGCCACCACCGTTCCTTCGGGATCGGTTAATGGGTGGTGGCCGCTTTGGA GATTACGAAAGCTACTATGACAGGAGAGGCTTCGAGGACACCAGGGATCTCTACGAGAGGCGGTTTACGG GTATGGGATCCATGCGCGACACTGGCTTCTCCCGTGGTAACGAGTATGGCATGTTCAGCCGCCGATCACCCCCTCCAAGTGGCAACAATGGCCGGTTCAG AGGCATGTACGAGGACTTCAGCCGAGATTCATTTGAAGAGCGTAG
- the LOC122575167 gene encoding RNA-binding protein lark isoform X5, which produces MPGFSSVGTFKIFIGNLADKTSNADIKPLFEKYGKVVECDVVKNYGFVHMENEEAGRNAIQNLNGHIVHGQPIKCEAAKSRKGPNTPTTKIFVGNLTDNTKAPQVRELFAKYGTVVECDIVRNYGFVHLEATGDVNDAIKELNGQMVDGQPMKVQISTSRVRQRPGMGDPEQCYRCGRGGHWSKECPKGGMGGGPDRNGYRDRMFGRDPYPPPPPPPFLRDRLMGGGRFGDYESYYDRRGFEDTRDLYERRFTGMGSMRDTGFSRGNEYGMFSRRSPPPSGNNGRFSAPYYVHHSTGSGAEAWDEETFLRNAN; this is translated from the exons ATGCCGGGTTTTAGTAGCGTTGgcacatttaaaatttttatcggtAATTTAGCCGACAAAACATCAAATGCCGATATTAAAccattatttgaaaaatatggaaaggTTGTAGAATGTGATGTGGTCAAAAATTACGGATTTGTG caTATGGAGAATGAAGAAGCAGGGAGAAATGcgatacaaaatttgaatGGACATATAGTTCATGGACAGCCGATCAAATGTGAGGCTGCAAAGAGTCGTAAGGGACCTAATACTCCTACAACCAAAATATTTGTTGGCAATCTCACAGATAATACGAAAGCGCCTCAAGTGCGCGAGTTGTTTGCCAAGTATGGTACCGTTGTAGAATGCGATATCGTGAGAAATTACGGATTCGTCCATCTAGAAGCAACAGGTGATGTCAACGATGCCATCAAGGAACTCAATGGACAAATGGTGGATGGTCAACCGATGAAGGTTCAAATTTCTACAAGCAGAGTACGACAAAGGCCAGGAATGGGGGATCCTGAACAGTGCTATCGATGCGGTCGCGGCGGCCATTGGTCCAAGGAATGTCCAAAAGGAGGAATGGGAGGAGGACCGGATAGAAACGGATACAGAGACCGAATGTTTGGACGCGACCCGTATCCTCCACCGCCGCCACCACCGTTCCTTCGGGATCGGTTAATGGGTGGTGGCCGCTTTGGA GATTACGAAAGCTACTATGACAGGAGAGGCTTCGAGGACACCAGGGATCTCTACGAGAGGCGGTTTACGG GTATGGGATCCATGCGCGACACTGGCTTCTCCCGTGGTAACGAGTATGGCATGTTCAGCCGCCGATCACCCCCTCCAAGTGGCAACAATGGCCGGTTCAG CGCTCCTTATTACGTACATCACTCAACCGGGAGTGGCGCGGAGGCCTGGGATGAAGAAACGTTCCTAAGGAATGCGAACTAG
- the LOC122575167 gene encoding RNA-binding protein lark isoform X8, whose translation MPGFSSVGTFKIFIGNLADKTSNADIKPLFEKYGKVVECDVVKNYGFVHMENEEAGRNAIQNLNGHIVHGQPIKCEAAKSRKGPNTPTTKIFVGNLTDNTKAPQVRELFAKYGTVVECDIVRNYGFVHLEATGDVNDAIKELNGQMVDGQPMKVQISTSRVRQRPGMGDPEQCYRCGRGGHWSKECPKGGMGGGPDRNGYRDRMFGRDPYPPPPPPPFLRDRLMGGGRFGDYESYYDRRGFEDTRDLYERRFTGMGSMRDTGFSRGNEYGMFSRRSPPPSGNNGRFRTR comes from the exons ATGCCGGGTTTTAGTAGCGTTGgcacatttaaaatttttatcggtAATTTAGCCGACAAAACATCAAATGCCGATATTAAAccattatttgaaaaatatggaaaggTTGTAGAATGTGATGTGGTCAAAAATTACGGATTTGTG caTATGGAGAATGAAGAAGCAGGGAGAAATGcgatacaaaatttgaatGGACATATAGTTCATGGACAGCCGATCAAATGTGAGGCTGCAAAGAGTCGTAAGGGACCTAATACTCCTACAACCAAAATATTTGTTGGCAATCTCACAGATAATACGAAAGCGCCTCAAGTGCGCGAGTTGTTTGCCAAGTATGGTACCGTTGTAGAATGCGATATCGTGAGAAATTACGGATTCGTCCATCTAGAAGCAACAGGTGATGTCAACGATGCCATCAAGGAACTCAATGGACAAATGGTGGATGGTCAACCGATGAAGGTTCAAATTTCTACAAGCAGAGTACGACAAAGGCCAGGAATGGGGGATCCTGAACAGTGCTATCGATGCGGTCGCGGCGGCCATTGGTCCAAGGAATGTCCAAAAGGAGGAATGGGAGGAGGACCGGATAGAAACGGATACAGAGACCGAATGTTTGGACGCGACCCGTATCCTCCACCGCCGCCACCACCGTTCCTTCGGGATCGGTTAATGGGTGGTGGCCGCTTTGGA GATTACGAAAGCTACTATGACAGGAGAGGCTTCGAGGACACCAGGGATCTCTACGAGAGGCGGTTTACGG GTATGGGATCCATGCGCGACACTGGCTTCTCCCGTGGTAACGAGTATGGCATGTTCAGCCGCCGATCACCCCCTCCAAGTGGCAACAATGGCCGGTTCAG